In a genomic window of Besnoitia besnoiti strain Bb-Ger1 chromosome XI, whole genome shotgun sequence:
- a CDS encoding hypothetical protein (encoded by transcript BESB_019510): protein MGNACCSVEKFEPGSDAAVRDFLSRAAQGVTMAVVLQDGSDLACKMFIDTVEQKITIKCEEKARIITFSGIKNLLSTPTQLKRVETKANLTTETSVVGVHLFKTESCIPIKLTSAEEKVNFLAAMKTFGVPPPRSEQRKSSAHQRP, encoded by the exons ATGGGGAATGCTTGCTGTTCTGTCGAGAAATTTGAACCG ggcagcgacgccgccgtcagggattttctgtcgcgcgccgcccaaGGAGTCACGATGGCTGTTGTCCTTCAA GATGGATCGGATCTGGCGTGTAAAATGTTCATCGACACTGTCGAACAGAAGATAACCATCAAATGCGAG GAAAAGGCGCGAATCATCACGTTCAGCGGAATAAAAAACCTTCTCTCGACACCAACGCAGCTGAAGCGGGTGGAAACCAAAGCGAATTTGACTACCGAGACGAG CGTCGTCGGGGTTCACCTGTTCAAGACCGAGAGCTGCATTCCAATTAAGCTGACGAGtgcagaagaaaaagtgAATTTCCTTGCTGCCATGAAAACCTTCGGAGTTCCGCCTCCCCGATCCGAGCAACGAAAGTCGTCTGCTCATCAGCGGCCTTGA
- a CDS encoding PHD-finger domain-containing protein (encoded by transcript BESB_019520), whose translation METTPAEDAEATQAVLCAPNAAPFLESPRSVPADSRTSAPAAAAISSSKRRSISPDDYTAASSPGSLSSSPCTSSCSSSSYPSPSPPAAASSPPSPSSARTSSNTGSVAVALPHPPQLPLLKAAAVRRHLLKARKAKLRHAHLAKKIARRFPDINKVWGDLSIDLDDDGTRCDICGNYDSLPGHDEILFCDGCDVAVHQTCYCVASVPDADWYCQYCENKNRAKENVNKLRRLAGKTAAKTSDKLKVERALRAEIDRLEKEKQPICVLPKRCPLCPRSFGAHVRCGEGSQAWIHVHCAVWLPEAWITRVDDSGGLLDMPAWRFEKTCDICGVDEGAVINCFVENCPAVFHPICAAFAGYGLNLTGQIDFQRKNDSSYHAFCLRHRGYTYRESVDADEPIEYLFRHPDASHPFFRAANLVRRNRDIIFFAKQCHQENSTWGLRMGAYLIKELNENLVALRALWQRISALCTPAAPLCSSAGMSAETTKNAPSSVTEGAAADGKHAEDGGVCTPRGAAASSASGHTPTSPPAKNGEEEATTPLKEN comes from the exons ATGGAGACGACAcctgcggaggacgcggaagcgacTCAGGCTGTCCTGTGCGCACCGAACGCGGCGCCTTTTCTTGAGTCGCCGCGTTCTGTTCCTGCAGACTCGCGGACAAgtgcgcccgcagcagccgccatCTCGTCGTCAAAGAGAAGATCTATCAGCCCCGACGACTACACTGCTGCTTCTTCACCTGGCTCTCTGTCTTCATCTCCTTGCACTTCTTcctgctcttcttcctcatatccctcgccttccccgccggccgctgcttcctctccacCCTCTCCTTCATCTGCTCGCACTTCTTCGAACACCGGCTCCGTCGCGGTCGCTCTGCCGCACCCGCCACAGCTCCCTTTGCTGAAAGCTGCTGCGGTTCGCCGGCATCTCttgaaggcgaggaaggcgaagctgcggcaCGCTCACCTCGCGAAAAAAATTGCGAGACGCTTCCCCGACATCAACAAAGTCTGGGGCGACCTGAGCATCGACCTGGACGACGACGGCACCAGATGCGATATCTGCGGAAACTACGACTCTCTTCCG GGGCACGATGAAATTCTTTTCTGCGACGGCTGCGACGTCGCCGTTCACCAGACCTGCtactgcgtcgcctccgtcccCGACGCTGACTGGTACTGCCAGTACTGCGAAAACAAAAACCGAGCGAAGGAAAACGTCAACAAGCTCCGCCGACTCGCGGGAAAGACCGCGGCAAAGACTTCAGACAAACTCAAAGTCGAAC GGGCGCTCCGAGCGGAGATCGACCGTCTCGAAAAAGAGAAGCAGCCGATCTGCGTGCTACCGAAGCGGTGCCCGCTGTGTCCACGGAGTTTCGGCGCTCACGTCCGCTGCGGGGAAG GCTCCCAGGCGTGGATTCACGTTCACTGCGCGGTCTGGCTGCCAGAGGCTTGGATCACGCGGGTGGACGACTCGGGCGGGCTGCTGGACATGCCCGCCTGGCGCTTTGAGAAAACCTGCGACATCTGCGGCgtcgacgaaggcgccgtgATCAACTGCTTCGTGGAGAACTGCCCTGCCGTCTTTCATCCGATCTGTGCAGCCTTTGCGGGCTACGGCCTCAACCTCACAG GGCAGATTGACTTCCAGAGGAAGAACGACTCGAGCTACCACGCATTCTGTCTCAGACACCGCGGCTACACGTACCGAGAATCCGTGGACGCCGACGAGCCGATTGAGTACCTTTTTCGGCACCCCGATGCATCGCACCCCTTTTTTCGCGCGGCGAATCTCGTGCGCCGCAACCGAGACATCATCTTC TTCGCCAAGCAATGCCACCAGGAGAACTCGACGTGGGGCCTGCGAATGGGCGCGTATCTCATAAAG GAGCTAAATGAAAACCTTGTAGCCCTCCGGGCCTTGTGGCAGCGCATCTCAGCCTTGTgcacgcctgcggctccgctATGCTCCTCCGCGGGGATGTCTGCGGAGACGACTAAAAACGCCCCGTCCTCCGTAacagaaggcgctgctgcagatggcaagcatgcagaggatggcggtgtatgtacaccacggggcgccgctgcgtcgtctgcttccgGGCATACGCCAACGTCACCGCCCGCGAAAAAtggggaggaagaagcgacaACGCCTCTAAAAGAGAACTGA
- a CDS encoding hypothetical protein (encoded by transcript BESB_019530), with protein sequence MQQRDAGRSDKAAKDAPGASVLVAGALSAPSRDAVSSLDTPARGFPQVLSVPHAAAPGGRAEDRSSRGSSGPPEATHGEDSSFPPTGAAGSRTRGAVTSSRIKVLSLPAADRGARPQKKLSRPSADLLGLRRRQWVDIRELRQAASQLSVPLILPRPAQAVGDSHPHDALQASQKAAGGLPRGFVLAAPPSTPASAASGLSTAVFAPIPGFPSSVTSSPARHAARALNWHPSVAHAAAPGGHLGLCQAQVPRGAFVYFLPAGVATPTHAAGLDPSAVGAAPPPVYAPFGAAALPGAREAAHGFASSSASLVHSDGGRGGLVGSREGGDPEGLLQDGAAGRRDGEGGFGGEVAQRGDGTEALPPRPVVPRLMAHVALMQQLMPGLLDARVAFQLQSLEALNALLLHSNATLVRWFGEVEQLAALSGLGAPFRAPTDVEALSALLVSSVAGGLPPQGLDCLFMSVRVSLLHLLAGDLLTSAEVAIRCAAIRCLAALTQLAATSAAFAGAATLEVALRLRSAPPCKPRRRARAEGDSWSHFAGVLAAASRAKEELAARTKQRKKSALPRQEREGRDAPPGRGRGGKHAAAAETEAGSATLWTEAEIEACEGVSTVVRCCLTLLCHMTGDGSTEGRMAALSAFRLLVPCVPQDMALASLQRPSFPPVTPNPLARIRGLLNADLTASTETALSAARGANLLPPASPAQQLASRGSFASAPSAEGASPLASLASVARALAAAGEQAHGAHHTVVGRELQSEVSKSPLPVAWLLLALDDSDFQVRQAAFGLLRCLLERCTREEDTQRESAQKTQQGSNSFPQVVQLLIWDCLSDPVQAVQASAAAVLPPLSLLLPLRDGAFRRAIFPLLHAKRKSTRLLFLQTLPLCKTLNARALKVEVQGLLRCPYSREDEQEVGACFAEVVFAAYHDLWTQFAAGASDGAGEEAEDESRSGSQVQRGAVSAEEARKKEAEMLQIFRILTPAKRRKRTQLALATNWARKESELRLLPLMRRGPGASQLSLAVAGNVNHEAALPMPRAAAQARRHASGSCQRQSKPTDEAGHAKKRGDGRDEVAGRGEQDQTQSQDRERHDGASYTLSPGLLLRRKREEDDIHLAQVLPLDVQLSLPETALQFSLALQRVLPTDSIERQVAAADCLLSLLEEEGGGSTRKRLRSASPFAGEPPPTLQRRDSDMSVESEEGGDAAEEARGVEGGGRSETRGDRETAGCTALAARQASSALQPSLPRGLEKIFPRPAKRRCVFSRFFRERQRAQASDRPSQFSFLARRACWGEVSDDGEPPSGPQAPASSPPCASSFILLNGQVWRTLHSEVPCRAGVCRQALRSIRPLRALASSWPFLSLRQLRVAQGAPCAEPLPAPASFETEEESLFRFCVRRRRERAQRQTKRGKGDAASKPRGFLARRDSKPRKAEARKSACDAGSASSLLLPLLPSPSLSDALVLAALERDRRRRRAPLAAAFDHEMHAEGEAGDGDAVGTSEAQAQSLLKAHAKRESANVLPTSSSLKLPLSSLFSLEALKAKKPLAAPAAPAASQLKTPDRKEASSSFSSASSASSLRAPGGEEAAAPARRDSEGEVSAGASARRQARRTHAAVARAVLAIRSASLAPPNGLARGGGAAQGKRFFVPSAVSLSLLPPGERGGAERARKKPRRAAELFSDAEGEQVEPGLWEDEEASSSWLALLPPEANGERRGALDATLEVRPPAWSTLVQLLSREGLLHECSLLSAAMTRFRRKRHKQSRLRTPSAGNRVSTLQLRRHRGPVPCCAPPSLSAPPSGCGPLSSAFLAQIYVTARRREAAAALGGSSAVSACLPRSFVVWRNVLVCSRLQALAATALLASPSLVVSPQELLPHTRLFAILSAASFRREFLLPSSGRRNALQCGRKPTAERPASLAQWRRPDDREDAGATAPASPLSASPLSFPFSVSLACPHWEATLEAYIHQSVVASTGLAALLPLDAPEQRSWGEGWTAAKLSCAFSPSVGASGKLELAKSAVAGDMPRQLLAEALADLVPRPLRFPCSRGAAVWLEATIDVFFDWGEEGPQMNGCKQEAERSAPTADASVAPPNQSSKLNAQVANVALATGARGPDAGGTEAETAGPGTETLCRALSSWTGHGGVGAENAQTQGHIRTNGSGKASRPNPTLFLCVRGPTPFEVATEARRPALAKQGDSAAAQVAASPSQCHASSLSPLFPPACSQTRDGSTGGVEDAGGRGKRKWFSSLGHGRLGASLPPSSSLVRAAMAGTTRNVTSFSAPFSFFEPRSEQGKRALVSLPEGGVGTLEGIRSGVHTPPWRCVGGVKLWRCRCRDVERREDGTAESPLKKAKREGACASSATLVGSLSGVAAVPSEAPASTSKSPSDFSYQRSNLSTFQSLSSPCSCFFRCPTSDLECSNSREASTLFGSASATDLSQGLPLVTAMSSVLPFFAPGGELASFSPCFPCHSQFILHKEHAGAPASGAARAHHLLGTRCTYAPEAAASGDALSLSAGVAAPPARRVKMFRIQQVEKTTTQIARARVTFPLVMDAATSGPFPVDLVVCALRTESEEVAELDQGSSPRCTQDAFQGNSCTDSMDVLVSVSDAKRLWLQPAWD encoded by the exons atgcagcagcgcgacgcagggcgcTCCGACAAGGCGGCAAAGgacgcgcctggcgcgtccGTTTTGGTGGCAGGCGCCTTGTCCGCTCCTTCCCGCGACGCAGTGTCGTCGCTAGACACTCCAGCTCGAGGGTTTCCGCAGGTCCTCAGCGTCCCTCATGCGGCCGCACCGGGCGGtcgcgcggaagacagaAGCTCGCGAGGCAGTTCTGGCCCCCCAGAGGCAACGCATGGGGAGGACAGCTCATTTCCGCCAACGGGTGCGGCGGGGAGTCGCACGCGTGGCGCAGTGACCTCCTCGAGAATCAAGGTGCTTTCTTTGCCAGCAGCggaccgcggcgcgcggccgcagaagaagctgtCACGCCCCTCCGCAGACCTCTTGgggcttcgccggcgccagtGGGTCGATATTCGTgagctgcggcaggcagcgTCGCAGTTGTCTGTGCCGCTGATTCTGCCGCGACCCGCCCAGGCCGTCGGCGACTCCCACCCCCACGACGCTCTGCAGGCTTCTCagaaggccgccggcggcctccctcGTGGGTTCGTTCTGGCCGCTCCGCCCTCCACgcccgcctcggcggcgtcgggccTCTCTACGGCTGTCTTCGCGCCGATTCCTGGTTTCCCTTCCAGCGTGACTAGCTCCCCtgcgaggcacgcggcgcgcgcgctgaaCTGGCATCCCAGCGTCgcccacgcggcggcgcctggcgggcaCCTTGGACTCTGTCAGGCGCAGGTTCCTCGGGGCGCTTTCGTCTATTTCCTACCGGCGGGcgtggcgacgccgacgcacgCCGCAGGGCTCGATCCGAGCGCGGTCggtgccgcgcctcccccggTCTACGCACccttcggcgctgccgctctgcCTGGCGCACGGGAGGCCGCGCATggtttcgcgtcttcttccgcttcgctggTTCACAGCGACGGCGGTCGCGGGGGCCTCGTGGGCTCCAGAGAAGGCGGTGACCCCGAggggctgctgcaggacggcgcggcaggacggcgggacggcgagggcgggttCGGCGGCGAGgtggcgcagagaggcgacggcacggaggccttgccgccgcggccggtgGTGCCACGACTGATGGCGCACGTCGCACTCATGCAGCAGCTCATGCCGGGGCTCCTCGATGCGCGAGTGGCTTTCCAGCTGCAGAGTCTCGAGGCTTTGAACGCTCTCCTTCTCCACTCCAACGCAACCCTCGTGAGGTGGTTTGGCGAGGTTGAGCAGTTAGCGGCCTTGTCGGGTCTCGGCGCGCCTTTTCGCGCCCCGACTGACGTCGAGGCCTTATCGGCGCTTCTCGTGTCCTCCGTAGCCGGGGGGTTGCCCCCCCAGGGTTTGGACTGTCTCTTCATGagcgtgcgcgtctcccttCTGCACCTCCTGGCGGGCGATCTGCTGACTTCGGCCGAGGTCGCCattcgctgcgcggcgatcCGGTGTCTGGCTGCTCtgacgcagctcgcggcgaccagcgcggccttcgcagGTGCTGCGACGCTCGAGgtggcgcttcgcctgcgcagcgcgccgccgtgcaAGCCCCGACGACGGGCGCGCGCTGAGGGCGACTCGTGGAGCCACTTCGCAGGCGTCctggccgccgcgagtcgcGCGAAAGAGGAGCTTGCGGCTCGAACCaaacagaggaagaagagcgctCTGCCGCGGCAGGAACGCGAGGGCAGAGACGCCCCACCAGggcgcggacgaggaggaaagcacgccgcggcagcggagacagaagcGGGCAGTGCGACGCTGTGGACTGAGGCAGAGATCGAGGCCTGTGAAGGCGTTTCAACTGTGgttcgctgctgcctcacGCTTCTCTGTCACATGACAG GCGACGGCTCCACGGAGGGTCGTATGGCGGCTCTCTCGGCGTTCAGACTCTTGGTCCCATGCGTGCCGCAGGACATGGCGCTCGCatctctgcagcggccgtCGTTTCCCCCCGTCACGCCGAATCCACTCGCTCGgatccgcggcctcctcaaTGCAGACCTGACGGCCTCTACGGAGACTGCgctgagcgccgcgcgcggcgcgaatcttctgccgcccgcgtcccctgcgcagcagctcgcttCACGTggctccttcgcgtctgcgccgtctgccgaaggcgcttctccgctggcgtcgctggcAAGCGTTGcgcgggcgctcgcggcggcgggcgagcaggcgcACGGGGCACATCACACAGTGGTGGGAAGGGAGTTGCAGAGCGAGGTTTCCAAGTCGCCGCTTCCTGTGGCCTGGCTCCTGCTGGCGCTGGACGACAGCGACTTCCAagtgcggcaggcggcgttTGGGTTGCTGCGGTGCCTGTTGGAGCGCTGCACCCGCGAggaagacacgcagagagagagcgcgcagaagacgcagcagggAAGCAACTCCTTTCCGCAGGTTGTGCAACTCCTCATCTGGGACTGCCTCTCCGACCCCGTTCAGGCCGTCCAagcctcggccgcggcggtgctgccgccgctgtcgctcttGCTTCCactccgcgacggcgcgttTCGCCGGGCGATCTTCCCCCTGCTCCACGCCAAGCGGAAGTCGACGCGTCTGCTGTTTCTCCAGACGCTGCCGCTGTGCAAAACGCTGAATGCGCGCGCACTCAAAGTCGAGGTTCAGGGCCTCCTCAGGTGTCCGTACAGCCGAGAAGACGAACAGGAAGTCGGCGCGTGCTTCGCGGAAGTCGTGTTTGCGGCGTACCACGATCTTTGGACCCAgttcgccgcaggcgcatccgacggcgcgggagaagaggcggaggacgaaagCCGGTCAGGATCCCAGGTGCAGCGTGGAGCGGTTTCtgccgaagaggcgaggaagaaggaggcagagatGCTGCAGATCTTCCGGATCCTCACAccagcgaagcggagaaaacgcACGCAACTGGCACTCGCGACGAACTGGGCCCGCAAAGAGAGCgagcttcgtcttctgccgctcatgcggcgaggccctggcgcctcgcagctgagCCTTGCTGTCGCTGGCAACGTGAACCACGAAGCCGCGCTGCCCAtgccgcgggcggctgccCAAGCGCGACGACACGCGTCTGGCAGCTGCCAGCGCCAATCCAAGCCGACGGATGAAGCAGGCCACGCAAAGAAGAGGGGCGACGGGAGAGACGAGGTCGCCGGCCGGGGCGAACAAGATCAGACACAGAGTCAGGATCGCGAGAGGCACGACGGCGCAAGCTACACACTGTCTCCTGGTCTGCTTCtcaggaggaagagagaagaggacgacaTTCACCTCGCGCAAGTCCTCCCTCTCGACGTACAACTTAGTCTGCCGGAAACGGCTCTGCAGttctcgctggcgctccagcgcgtACTGCCCACGGACTCCATCGAGCGCCAGGTGGCGGCGGCTGACTGCCTCCTCAGTCTcctggaagaagagggcggaggcagcacgCGAAAGCGGCTCAGATCCGCCTCTCCCTTCGCCGGTGAAccgccgccgacgctgcAAAGGCGCGACTCCGATATGTCTGTGGAGAgtgaggagggaggagacgctgccgaAGAAGCCCGAGGAGTCGAAGGAGGCGGGAGAAGCGaaacgcgaggagacagagagacggcCGGCTGCACTGCGcttgcggcgcggcaggcgtcgaGCGCGCTTCAGCCTTCTCTCCCGCGAGGACTGGAGAAGATCTtcccgcggcctgcgaagcGCAGATGTGTCTtttcgcgcttcttccgcgagAGGCAACGGGCACAGGCCTCCGACCGCCCTTCGCAGTTCTCCTTTCtggcccgccgcgcctgctgggGCGAAGtcagcgacgacggagagccgCCCTCAGGCCCccaggcgcctgcctcgtcgcctccttgtGCCTCTTCCTTCATACTTTTGAACGGCCAAGTTTGGCGAACGCTGCACTCGGAAGTTCCGtgtcgcgccggcgtctgtcgccaggcgctgcgcagcatccggcctcttcgcgcgctcgcgtcgagttggccttttctgtctctgcggcagcttcgTGTTGCGCAGGGCGCTCCATGTGCGGAGCCTTTGCCTGCCCCCGCGTCCTTCGagacggaagaagagagtcTGTTTCGATTCTGCgtccggcggaggcgcgagcgggctCAGCGACAGACGAAGCGAGGAAAGGGAGACGCGGCCAGCAAGCCCCGAGGCTTTttggcgaggagagacagtAAGCCGCGAAAGGCGGAAGCGCGCAAAAGTGCGTGTGATGCAGgttccgcctcgtctctgcttctgcctctcctcccttcgccgtcgctttcAGACGCCCTTGTGCTCGCTGCACTGGAGCGcgaccgccggcggcgcagagcgccccTTGCAGCTGCATTCGACCACGAAATGcatgcggaaggcgaggcgggtgATGGGGACGCGGTCGGAACttcagaggcgcaggcgcagagtctGCTCAAAGCGCACGCCAAGCGAGAGTCCGCCAACGTCTTGCCgacctcctcgtctctcaaGCTCCCGCTGTCCTCGCTTTTCTCGCTGGAGGCtctgaaggcgaagaagcctcTGGCCgcaccggcggcgccggcggcctcgcagctcAAGACGCCCGACAGAAAAGAagcctcgtcgtccttctcttcggcgtcttccgcgtcgtctcttcgGGCGCCGGGCGGtgaagaggccgccgcgccggcgaggcgagactcCGAAGGAGAAGTCTcagccggcgcctcggcgcggagacaggcccgcaggacgcacgccgcggtcgctcgAGCCGTACTCGCGATCCGGTCggcgtctctggcgccgccgaacgggctcgcgcgggggggaggggccgCGCAGGGGAAGCGGTTTTTCGttccctccgccgtctccctgTCGCTGCTCCCccccggcgagcgcggcggcgctgaaaGGGCTAGGAAGAAGccacggcgcgcggctgagctTTTCTCTGAtgcagaaggcgagcaggTCGAGCCCGGCCTCtgggaagacgaagaggcgtcATCCTcgtggctcgcgctgcttccgccggaggcgaacgGCGAACGGCGCGGGGCACTGGACGCCACGTTGGAGGTTCGCCCGCCTGCCTGGTCGACTCTCGTTCAGTTGCTCAGTCGCGAAGGTCTGCTCCACGAGTGCAGCCTTTTATCTGCGGCGATGACTCGGTTCCGCCGCAAGAGGCATAAACAGagtcgcctgcggacgccgagcgcTGGAAACAGGGTGTCCACTTtgcagcttcgccgccacAGAGGCCCAGTCCCCTGctgtgcgccgccgtcgctctccgcgcctccctccggcTGTGGGCCTCTGTCGTCGGCCTTTCTTGCGCAGATTTACGTCaccgcgcgaagacgcgaagcagctgcggctctgGGGGGGTCGTCGGCTGTGTCTGCTTGTCTTCCGCGCTCGTTCGTCGTCTGGCGGAATGTGCTTGTCTGCAGTCGGCTGCAGGCCCTAGCGGCGACTGCGCTCcttgcgtcgccgtcgcttgTCGTCAGTCCGCAAGAGCTTCTTCCGCACacgcgtctcttcgcgaTCCTTTCGGCCGCGTCGTTTCGCCGCGAgtttcttctcccttcgAGCGGTCGACGGAATGCGCTGCAATGCGGACGAaagccgacggcggagagaccggcgtctctcgcgcagtGGCGGCGGCCTGACGACCGCGAGGACGctggggcgacggcgcctgcgtcgcctttgTCAGCCTCTCCTTTGTCGTTccccttctctgtctctctggcgTGCCCCCACTGGGAAGCCACTCTGGAGGCGTACATCCACCAGAGCGTGGTCGCGTCGacgggcctcgcggcgctgctgccgctggacGCCCCGGAGCAGCGCAGTTGGGGCGAGGGTTGGACTGCCGCGAAACTGAGTTGTGCGTTCTCGCCGTCTGTCGGGGCGTCTGGGAAGCTTGAGCTCGCCAAGTCAGCCGTCGCGGGCGACATGCCTCGCCAGCTgctcgccgaggcgctggcggaccTCGTGCCGCGGCCCCTCAGATTCCCCTGCAGCCGGGGGGCTGCCGTCTGGCTCGAGGCGACGATCGACGTCTTCTTCGATTGGGGCGAAGAAGGGCCGCAGATGAACGGATGCAAGCAAGAAGCCGAGAGGAGCGCGCCCACTGCGGACGCTTCGGTGGCGCCGCCAAACCAGAGCTCGAAGTTGAACGCACAGGTGGCGAACGTGGCTCTTGCGACCGGCGCGAGGGGCCCTGACGCCGGCgggacggaggcggagacagcgggcCCTGGGACGGAGACACTCTGTCGCGCACTAAGTAGTTGGACTGGGCATGGAGGCGTGGGCGCTGAGAACGCGCAAACTCAGGGACATATCCGAACGAATGGAAGCGGAAAGGCGTCTCGACCAAATCCAACACTCTTTCTCTGCGTACGAGGTCCCACACCTTTCGAGGTCGCCACAGAGGCTCGACGCCCAGCGCTCGCCAAGCAAGGAGACAGCGCTGCCGCCCAGGttgccgcttcgccctctcAGTGTCACGCTTCCTCCTTATCGCCGCTATTTCCTCCTGCATGTTCGCAGACGCGTGATGGCAGCACAGGGGGCGTGGAGGACGCTGGAGGCAGGGGAAAGCGGAAATGGTTTTCCAGTCTGGGCCACggacgcctcggcgcgtccctgcctccgtcctcctctctcgttcGTGCCGCGATGGCAGGAACAACGCGAAATGTCACGTCGTTTTCCGctcccttctccttctttgAACCGCGGTCAGAACAGGGGAAAAGGGCGCTTGTCTCTCTTCCTGAGGGTGGTGTAGGGACACTTGAAGGAATCCGCTcgggtgtacatacacctccatggcgctgcgtcggcggcgtAAAATTGTGGCGCTGTCGATGTAGGGacgtggagaggcgcgaggatgGCACTGCCGAGTCACCTTTgaaaaaggcgaaaaggGAGGGAGCTTGCGCATCTAGTGCCACTTTGGTTGGCAGTTTgtctggcgtcgccgctgttcCCTCCGAAGCACCGGCTTCGACATCGAAATCGCCTTCGGATTTCTCTTACCAAAGATCCAATTTGTCAACTTTTCAGTCCCTCAGCTCTCCCTGCTCCTGTTTCTTCCGGTGTCCAACTTCCGACCTGGAGTGTTCTAATTCTCGAGAGGCCTCGACTTTGTTTGGCTCAGCTTCAGCCACAGATCTGTCTCAAGGACTTCCTCTGGTCACTGCAATGTCCTCTGTACTTCCGTTCTTCGCCCCGGGGGGCGAGTTAGCTTCGTTTTCTCCGTGCTTTCCGTGTCACTCCCAGTTTATTCTTCACAAAGAACACGCAGGAGCGCCAGCatccggcgcggcgagggcgcacCATCTTTTGGGGACGAGGTGTACCtacgcgccggaggcggcagcgtccGGCGACGCGTTGTCTCTTTCTGCAGGAGTCGCCGCGCCACCCGCGAGACGAGTAAAAATGTTTCGAATTCAGCAGGTGGAGAAGACGACAACGCAGATAGCACGCGCGCGTGTCACATTTCCTCTGGTTATGGACGCTGCGACGAGCGGTCCCTTTCCTG TTGATCTGGTGGTCTGTGCATTACGCaccgagagcgaagaggtcGCCGAGCTCGACCAAGGATCATCTCCGCGCTGCACGCAAGATGCGTTCCAAGGGAACTCCTGCACGGACTCTATGGATGTTCTG GTCTCGGTTAGCGACGCCAAGCGGCTGTGGCTACAGCCTGCGTGGGACTGA